The window TGAAATGGCGCGAGAGATGGCTCTGATCGAAGAAGCCGGCGTCCAGCGCGGCCTGCGCCGCCGGGACGCCATCGGCGAGCAGCACCCGCGCATAGCGCACGCGCTGCCGGCAGACGAAGCGGTGCGGCGTCAAGCCGACCTGGCGGCGGAAGACGGTGACGAAGCGGCAGACGCTGAGGCCCGCCACGGCCGCCAGATCGTCGAGATAGAGAGCCTCGGTGAAATGCCGCTCGATATGGACCAGCGCCCGGCGGATGCCAGGGCTCTGCGGCTCGGCCGCTCGGGCGGCAGGACTGGAAACAGACTGGAGCATGGACCGCCTCGTCCTCTACTGGCGCAATAGCGCCTATCGGTAGAGGCTAGGAGCGGCCGG is drawn from Bosea sp. Tri-49 and contains these coding sequences:
- a CDS encoding helix-turn-helix domain-containing protein produces the protein MLQSVSSPAARAAEPQSPGIRRALVHIERHFTEALYLDDLAAVAGLSVCRFVTVFRRQVGLTPHRFVCRQRVRYARVLLADGVPAAQAALDAGFFDQSHLSRHFKSVYGTTPGRYLREQVQSPPSRAGRIAYPAPTAFSPVPTSRPA